A stretch of Carya illinoinensis cultivar Pawnee chromosome 14, C.illinoinensisPawnee_v1, whole genome shotgun sequence DNA encodes these proteins:
- the LOC122294871 gene encoding ran-binding protein 1 homolog a-like has translation MASTEPEHEHREDEEAHANEDEDTGAQVAPIVKLEEVAVSTGEENEDPILDLKSKLYRFDKDGNQWKERGAGTVKLLKHKESGKVRLVMRQSKTLKICANHLVLPTMSVQEHAGNEKSCVWHATDFADGELKEELFCIRFASIENCKSFMEKFQEVAESQKKTEENKDASAAAGLLEKLSVEEKKTEDKAEEEVPVAAEKETKSDLEKTEKKDEEPASST, from the exons atggCGAGCACCGAACCCGAGCACGAGCACAGAGAGGACGAGGAAGCTCATGCCAACGAGGATGAGGACACCGGCGCTCAGGTAGCCCCGATCGTCAAGCTCGAGGAGGTCGCAGTCTCCACCGGAGAGGAGAACGAAGACCCCATCTTGGATCT GAAATCGAAGCTCTACCGTTTCGATAAAGATGGTAACCAGTGGAAGGAGAGAGGCGCCGGTACCGTCAAACTCCTCAAGCATAAGGAGAGCGGAAAGGTTCGCCTCGTTATGAGACAGTCCAAGACCCTCAAGATCTGCGCCAACCATCTTG TTCTTCCGACAATGTCGGTGCAGGAACACGCCGGAAACGAGAAGTCATGTGTCTGGCACGCCACTGATTTTGCCGATGGTGAATTGAAGGAAGAGCTTTTCTGCATTAGATTTGCTTCTATTGAGA ATTGCAAATCCTTCATGGAGAAGTTTCAAGAAGTTGCTGAATCCCAAAAGAAGACGGAAGAAAACAAAGATGCATCTGCAGCTGCTGGGCTTCTTGAGAAGTTGAGcgttgaagaaaagaaaacggaGGACAAAGCTGAGGAAGAGGTGCCTGTTGCAGCCGAAAAGGAAACTAAAAGTGATTTAGAAAAAACTGAGAAGAAAGATGAGGAACCTGCTTCCTCCACTTGA